In Buchnera aphidicola (Schlechtendalia peitan), one genomic interval encodes:
- a CDS encoding flagellar basal body P-ring protein FlgI, whose product MFKKILLKYICIMFSLISLNVHADKIRDLITIQGARDNQLIGYGLIAGLNGTGDDTDHIPYTIHTLKNMLAQLGIGFSSEKNMQLKNIAAVMVTAKYPSFIHVGQKIDVVVSSIGNAKSLKGGMLLMTPLRNINNKIYAIAQGSVSIDEKHYLPNSFKTTMDNQYNSGKIVGGAIIEREMNTEFGNKKIIILQLNDEDFTVVQKISDKINMQYPNSAIALNARTIQLYTPANSTVQVKMLSTIQNLDVDLPVQDAKIIINTKTGDIVMNHEVNINSCAVAHGNISMVINNTKNTSGNSVFSIVNTQNNYLNNKNKNVNDMDNDYVKYIDKVVHLNNIVRALNSLGIKPIELISILQAMHDVGCLRAKIEII is encoded by the coding sequence ATGTTTAAAAAGATATTGTTGAAATATATTTGTATAATGTTTTCTCTAATAAGTTTAAATGTACATGCTGATAAAATACGAGACTTAATAACCATTCAAGGAGCTAGAGACAATCAACTTATAGGATATGGTTTAATTGCAGGTTTGAATGGAACTGGTGACGATACTGATCATATTCCATATACTATTCACACACTTAAAAATATGTTAGCCCAGCTAGGAATTGGTTTTTCTTCAGAAAAAAACATGCAATTAAAAAATATTGCTGCAGTTATGGTAACAGCTAAATATCCTAGTTTTATTCATGTAGGTCAAAAAATAGACGTAGTAGTTTCTTCTATTGGGAATGCAAAAAGTTTAAAAGGTGGGATGTTACTAATGACGCCTCTAAGAAATATTAATAACAAAATATATGCTATTGCTCAAGGTAGCGTTTCCATTGATGAAAAACATTATTTACCAAATTCATTTAAAACTACTATGGATAATCAATATAATAGTGGAAAAATAGTCGGGGGGGCTATAATAGAAAGAGAAATGAATACTGAATTTGGAAATAAGAAAATTATTATTTTGCAACTTAATGATGAAGATTTTACTGTAGTTCAAAAAATTAGTGATAAAATTAATATGCAATATCCAAATTCTGCTATTGCATTAAACGCTAGAACAATACAATTATACACTCCAGCCAATAGCACCGTTCAAGTAAAAATGTTATCAACAATTCAAAATCTTGATGTGGATTTACCTGTTCAGGATGCTAAAATAATCATTAATACTAAAACTGGAGATATTGTAATGAATCATGAAGTAAATATTAATTCTTGTGCAGTAGCACATGGAAATATTTCCATGGTAATTAACAATACCAAAAATACATCAGGTAATTCTGTATTTTCTATTGTAAACACTCAGAATAATTACCTAAATAATAAAAATAAGAACGTTAATGATATGGATAATGATTACGTTAAATATATAGATAAAGTTGTACATCTTAATAATATAGTTCGAGCACTTAATTCTCTTGGAATTAAACCTATCGAATTAATATCAATATTACAAGCCATGCACGATGTAGGATGTTTACGTGCTAAAATAGAGATTATATAA
- a CDS encoding rod-binding protein, whose protein sequence is MNNDFYFSIDSCINLKNSEQLKFIKHANEIKITKVARQIEGLFLHMMLKSMRNSFPKDTLINTSQERIYEDIYDQFITQNISKVGLGFSKVIKKQILKLSNIDLKE, encoded by the coding sequence ATGAATAATGACTTTTATTTTTCCATAGATTCATGTATCAATCTTAAAAATTCTGAACAATTAAAATTTATCAAACATGCAAACGAAATTAAAATTACAAAAGTAGCTAGACAAATAGAAGGATTATTTTTGCATATGATGCTCAAAAGTATGAGAAATAGTTTTCCTAAAGATACATTAATTAATACTAGTCAAGAACGTATATATGAAGATATATATGATCAATTTATTACTCAAAACATTAGTAAAGTCGGATTGGGATTTTCAAAAGTAATTAAAAAACAAATATTAAAATTATCTAACATAGATTTAAAAGAATAG
- a CDS encoding Rne/Rng family ribonuclease, with amino-acid sequence MKRILINATKKHKLQIAIVNKTKLCNFEVENLNYTRTKSNIYKGKITRIEPSLEAVFVDYGSFKNGFLPLKSISHEYFCKNIGQTNYNILNVLRKGQEFIVQINKEENGNKGALLTTFISLVGSYVVFFPNNSKILGISKKIEGRDRISLKKKLYLLNIPYGMGVIIRTASIGKSIDVLQLDLEYQLKRWNKIKEMSLSHLSPHLICQEDNIIFRTFRDYLSKNIDEILIDNAILLNSIYRYILLLGKNDYKNKVKLYTGLSSLFNYYQIDSQINSIFQRNITLPSGGSIVIDITEALTAIDINSFRSTNGINSEETAFNTNLEAANEISRQLRLRDVGGLIVIDFIDMSILKHRKFLIDYFRNIIQKDRAHIKIGTISKFGLLEMSRQGLNSPIKQFHNNICSRCSKI; translated from the coding sequence ATGAAAAGAATTTTAATAAATGCTACTAAAAAACATAAATTACAAATTGCTATTGTAAATAAAACAAAATTGTGTAACTTTGAAGTTGAAAATTTAAACTATACGAGGACAAAGTCGAATATTTATAAAGGAAAAATAACACGTATTGAGCCTAGTTTAGAAGCAGTTTTTGTTGATTATGGATCGTTTAAAAATGGATTTTTACCATTAAAATCTATTTCTCATGAATATTTTTGTAAAAATATTGGTCAAACTAATTATAATATTTTAAATGTTTTAAGAAAAGGACAAGAATTTATTGTCCAAATAAATAAAGAAGAAAACGGTAATAAAGGTGCTTTATTAACTACATTTATAAGTTTAGTCGGTAGTTACGTAGTGTTTTTCCCTAATAATTCAAAAATTTTAGGTATATCAAAAAAAATAGAAGGACGAGATAGAATTAGTTTAAAAAAAAAATTATATTTATTAAATATACCCTATGGTATGGGAGTGATTATTCGCACAGCTAGTATAGGAAAATCTATAGATGTTTTACAATTAGATTTGGAATATCAATTAAAGCGTTGGAACAAAATTAAAGAAATGTCCTTAAGTCATTTATCACCACATTTAATTTGTCAAGAAGATAATATTATTTTTCGAACTTTTAGAGATTATCTTAGTAAAAATATTGATGAAATTCTCATTGATAACGCAATTTTATTAAATTCTATATATAGATATATATTATTATTAGGAAAAAATGATTATAAAAATAAAGTTAAATTATATACTGGTTTGAGTTCTTTGTTTAACTATTATCAAATAGACTCACAAATTAATTCAATTTTTCAACGGAATATTACTCTTCCTTCTGGTGGTTCTATTGTAATTGATATTACAGAAGCATTAACTGCTATTGATATAAATTCTTTTCGTTCTACCAATGGAATAAATAGTGAAGAAACTGCTTTTAATACAAACTTAGAAGCTGCTAATGAAATTTCTCGTCAACTTCGATTGCGAGATGTGGGGGGTTTAATTGTCATTGATTTTATTGATATGTCAATATTAAAGCATAGAAAATTTTTAATAGATTACTTTAGAAATATTATTCAAAAAGATCGTGCACACATTAAAATAGGAACAATTTCTAAGTTTGGATTATTAGAAATGTCAAGACAGGGATTAAATTCACCGATAAAACAATTTCATAATAATATTTGTTCTCGATGTAGTAAAATTTAA
- a CDS encoding S4 domain-containing protein, giving the protein MLPVSFLHINANNEKQRIDNFLHNKFKKLPKSVIYKILRTGQIRINKARVQPSYKLKIGDYIRIPPIENFHKKKKYN; this is encoded by the coding sequence ATGCTTCCTGTATCATTTTTACATATTAATGCAAACAATGAAAAGCAAAGAATAGATAATTTTTTACACAATAAATTTAAAAAATTACCAAAAAGTGTAATTTACAAAATATTAAGAACTGGACAAATTAGAATCAATAAAGCTCGCGTACAACCAAGTTATAAATTAAAGATCGGAGATTATATTAGAATTCCCCCTATAGAAAATTTTCATAAAAAAAAAAAATACAATTAA
- a CDS encoding RluA family pseudouridine synthase — MYEDNYLLVLNKPPGLAVHSGSGINFGIIEYMRILRNENSYFDLVHRLDRDTSGVLIIAKKRIILRELHKQLREKIIKKQYLALVHGKWPENLKCISIPLLDTTLRNNHIVVSNHIKGKVSKTFFKIKQQYTNSTLMLITPITGRTHQIRVHAQYANHPIIFDKKYGQINLDNNISNNLFIKRLLLHAVSINFFHPIKKKYITITAPIDKEFLKILNVLK, encoded by the coding sequence TTGTATGAAGATAATTATTTATTAGTATTAAATAAACCCCCTGGTTTAGCAGTACATAGTGGCAGTGGAATTAATTTTGGTATTATAGAATACATGAGAATATTAAGAAACGAAAATTCATATTTTGATTTAGTACATAGATTAGATCGAGATACATCAGGAGTATTGATAATAGCAAAAAAACGTATAATTTTACGAGAATTACATAAACAACTCAGAGAAAAAATAATTAAAAAACAATATTTAGCTTTAGTACACGGAAAATGGCCAGAAAATTTAAAATGTATTTCTATTCCTTTACTAGACACTACACTAAGAAATAACCATATTGTTGTTTCTAACCACATTAAAGGAAAAGTTTCAAAAACTTTTTTTAAAATTAAACAACAGTACACCAACAGTACTTTAATGTTAATTACTCCAATAACTGGAAGAACGCATCAAATTCGAGTACACGCTCAATATGCAAATCACCCAATTATTTTTGATAAAAAATATGGACAAATAAATTTAGATAATAATATTAGTAATAATTTATTTATTAAAAGATTATTACTACATGCTGTTTCTATTAACTTTTTTCATCCAATAAAAAAGAAATATATAACTATAACCGCACCTATAGATAAAGAATTTTTAAAAATTTTAAATGTCCTCAAATAA
- the rpmF gene encoding 50S ribosomal protein L32 has product MAVQKNKPTRSKRGMRRSHNRLHVPVLSTDKTSGEIHIRHHITAKKYYKGIKVF; this is encoded by the coding sequence ATGGCAGTTCAAAAGAACAAACCAACTCGATCTAAAAGAGGTATGCGAAGATCTCATAATCGTTTACATGTTCCAGTTTTATCTACAGATAAAACTTCAGGAGAAATACATATTAGACATCACATTACTGCAAAAAAATATTATAAAGGTATAAAAGTTTTTTAA
- a CDS encoding ACP S-malonyltransferase, whose amino-acid sequence MEKKNNTIPIILAGHSLGEYSALVCSQSLKFYDAIKLIFLREKFMKESMNNKLGTMYVIIGLKKSNVEKILKNFEYLKNASIACINTSRQIVIAGEQNTVRKISIACKKAGAKKIFKLSVNPPSHCILMKNASQKLSIALKTIILKKPKFPVINNVDTKCETEPLAIKNALVRQLYSPVQWFNTIKYLCKIHVSMFIEAGLNNTLTNLNKFIVAIPSISLNNKIHLLKKL is encoded by the coding sequence ATGGAAAAAAAAAACAATACAATTCCTATAATATTAGCTGGACATAGTTTAGGAGAATACTCAGCATTAGTATGCTCACAATCTTTAAAATTTTATGATGCTATAAAATTAATTTTTCTTCGCGAAAAATTTATGAAAGAATCTATGAACAATAAATTAGGAACTATGTATGTAATAATTGGATTAAAAAAATCTAATGTTGAAAAAATTTTAAAAAATTTTGAATATTTAAAAAATGCTTCAATAGCTTGTATTAACACTTCACGGCAAATTGTAATTGCAGGAGAACAAAATACAGTGCGCAAAATAAGTATTGCTTGCAAAAAAGCTGGTGCTAAAAAAATTTTTAAACTATCAGTAAATCCCCCCTCTCACTGCATTTTAATGAAGAATGCTTCACAAAAATTATCAATAGCGTTAAAAACAATAATATTAAAAAAACCAAAATTTCCAGTAATTAATAATGTTGATACGAAATGTGAAACTGAACCATTAGCTATTAAAAACGCATTGGTAAGACAATTATATAGTCCAGTCCAATGGTTTAATACCATAAAATATTTATGTAAAATACATGTATCTATGTTTATTGAAGCAGGATTAAATAATACACTAACTAATCTTAATAAATTTATAGTTGCAATTCCATCAATTTCACTTAATAATAAGATTCACTTATTAAAAAAACTTTAA
- the fabG gene encoding 3-oxoacyl-ACP reductase FabG codes for MVLVTGASHGIGKGIAKKLSSRGFTVIGTSRSQTGKRIINNYLKNNGSSIILDTSNPNSIKNVIKDVYENFKHIDILINNIGIVEDTLLVNMTYKTWNNVLNTNLNSIFYISKPIVKKMIQKKSGKIITIGSVMGHIGNYGQTNYSASKSGIVGFHRSLALEVASKGICVNIISPGFIETNMTHNLTRNQKIKYLSKIPLKRFGKIDEISETVLFLTSDRINYITGQVIHVNGGMYMP; via the coding sequence ATAGTATTAGTTACAGGTGCAAGTCATGGAATAGGAAAAGGGATTGCTAAAAAACTATCCAGCCGAGGATTTACAGTTATTGGAACATCTCGGTCACAGACTGGAAAAAGGATAATCAATAATTATTTAAAAAACAATGGTTCTAGCATTATTCTCGATACTTCAAATCCTAATTCAATTAAAAATGTTATAAAAGATGTCTATGAAAATTTTAAACATATCGATATATTAATAAATAATATAGGTATTGTGGAAGACACATTATTAGTTAATATGACATATAAAACATGGAATAATGTGTTAAATACAAATTTAAATTCCATTTTTTATATATCTAAACCTATCGTAAAAAAAATGATACAAAAAAAATCTGGAAAAATTATTACAATAGGATCTGTTATGGGACATATCGGAAATTATGGGCAAACTAATTATTCTGCATCTAAATCTGGAATAGTAGGTTTTCACAGATCTTTAGCTTTAGAAGTTGCTTCCAAAGGAATTTGTGTAAACATAATATCACCTGGATTTATTGAAACCAATATGACACATAATCTAACACGTAATCAGAAAATTAAATATCTTTCTAAAATTCCTTTAAAACGATTTGGAAAAATCGATGAAATATCTGAAACAGTTTTGTTTCTAACATCAGATCGTATTAACTATATCACAGGTCAAGTTATACATGTTAATGGAGGAATGTATATGCCTTAA
- the acpP gene encoding acyl carrier protein, translating to MKNIEKKIIKIISKQLSLTKTEINKTSSLLEDLGADSLDRVELIMTLEDTFNVEIQDEEAENFTTIDSICTFIKNKIS from the coding sequence ATGAAAAATATAGAAAAAAAAATTATAAAAATAATTTCTAAACAATTAAGCTTAACAAAAACAGAAATTAATAAAACATCTTCTTTACTTGAAGACCTCGGAGCAGATTCACTAGACAGAGTTGAACTAATTATGACTCTAGAAGATACATTTAATGTTGAAATTCAAGATGAAGAAGCAGAAAATTTTACTACAATAGATTCAATATGTACATTTATTAAAAATAAAATTTCTTAA
- the tmk gene encoding dTMP kinase: protein MLNNKFIVIEGIDGSGKTSICHFTKTLLFKNGIFNIKSVRDPGSTPLSEKIRSLIKHSMSNEHIFKETELLLIYAARVQLMKSIVQPELKKGNWIISDRYMLSSLAYQGGGRKINTKKILLLQSMFLKNFSPNITFYLDVNPEIGLKRTMQRQQLDRIEKNTLQFFTQVRKTYLDVINNDPKIIKINSNYNLNIVKKNFELQFLSWLKTNI, encoded by the coding sequence ATGTTAAACAATAAATTTATAGTAATTGAAGGAATAGATGGATCTGGAAAAACTTCTATATGTCATTTTACTAAAACATTATTATTCAAAAATGGCATTTTTAACATAAAAAGTGTGAGAGATCCTGGAAGTACACCTTTATCTGAAAAAATACGATCGTTAATTAAACATTCTATGAGTAACGAACATATTTTTAAAGAGACAGAATTATTATTAATTTATGCAGCTAGAGTTCAATTAATGAAATCAATAGTTCAACCAGAACTTAAAAAAGGAAATTGGATTATAAGTGATCGATATATGTTATCCTCCCTAGCATATCAAGGAGGAGGAAGAAAAATTAATACAAAGAAAATATTGTTGTTACAATCAATGTTTTTAAAAAATTTTTCTCCTAATATAACATTTTATTTAGATGTTAATCCTGAAATTGGATTAAAAAGAACTATGCAAAGACAACAATTAGATAGAATAGAAAAAAATACGTTACAATTTTTTACTCAAGTTAGAAAAACATATTTAGATGTTATTAATAACGATCCTAAAATTATTAAAATTAACTCTAACTATAATTTAAATATTGTAAAAAAAAACTTTGAATTACAATTTTTATCTTGGTTAAAAACAAATATATGA
- a CDS encoding DNA polymerase III subunit delta' C-terminal domain-containing protein: protein MNLYPWLITYYNNIIYQFDKCKRNYSIILEAYKGIGITLLAKNIGLWLLCSHRNKKILHCQKCQNCQLMYAQAHPDWYNVTHSSNTNIIGIDTIRQLCSQIVKTSKKNGNKVIYFSNASQLTEHSINALLKILEEPPENTYFIFINYYPFSLLSTLRSRCILYKIPMPLEHISINWLKKNNIKIKQNTFKTALRINNGAPICAKNFIFKSLWKKRSTFYRNLRYSIINQNFLYMLNDFSLGDVENKIFWICSLLFDSIKIKYNYKNHITNLDKIDIIKDLEKKYSFYSLDESLRSWMRCNEKLTNISGINVELLLSAQLLRWGNILKFHEN, encoded by the coding sequence ATGAATTTATATCCATGGTTAATTACGTACTACAACAATATTATTTATCAATTTGATAAATGTAAAAGAAATTATTCTATTATATTAGAAGCATATAAAGGTATCGGAATTACATTGTTAGCTAAAAATATTGGATTGTGGTTATTATGTTCTCATAGAAATAAAAAAATTCTACATTGTCAAAAATGCCAAAATTGCCAGTTAATGTATGCACAAGCTCACCCCGATTGGTACAATGTAACACATTCGTCGAATACAAATATAATAGGCATTGATACTATACGACAATTATGTAGTCAAATAGTTAAAACTTCTAAAAAAAATGGAAATAAAGTTATATATTTTTCTAATGCTTCACAACTAACAGAACATAGCATTAATGCTTTGTTAAAAATCCTCGAAGAACCTCCTGAAAACACATATTTTATATTTATAAATTATTATCCATTCTCATTATTATCTACTTTGCGTAGTCGATGTATACTATATAAAATTCCTATGCCGTTAGAACATATTAGCATTAATTGGCTTAAAAAAAATAATATAAAAATTAAACAAAATACTTTTAAAACTGCACTTCGAATTAATAATGGAGCACCTATTTGTGCTAAAAATTTCATATTTAAATCATTGTGGAAAAAAAGAAGCACATTTTACCGTAATTTAAGATATTCTATTATAAATCAAAACTTTTTATACATGTTAAACGATTTTAGTTTAGGAGATGTAGAAAATAAAATTTTTTGGATATGCAGTTTATTATTTGATTCAATAAAAATAAAATATAATTATAAAAATCATATAACTAATTTAGATAAAATAGATATAATAAAAGATCTAGAAAAAAAATATTCCTTCTATTCACTTGATGAAAGTTTGAGATCATGGATGCGTTGTAATGAAAAATTAACTAATATATCTGGAATTAACGTAGAATTACTACTGTCTGCACAATTATTAAGATGGGGAAATATTTTAAAATTTCATGAAAATTAA
- a CDS encoding YchF/TatD family DNA exonuclease yields the protein MFFVDSHCHVDLLNYSSIHSGIDDVLKKSIDNNIKLLLTVSTSIHNFHYVKKFIKNHENILLSCGIHPLHLHEDKNNIKNLEFLCKDDKVIAIGETGLDYHHKTCDHNTQQSLFRKHVQLAIKLNKPLLIHTRHSINDTINILKEERTTECTGIIHSFSENIHFARKILDMGFYISFSGIITFKNADYVRQVVKFAPLESILLETDSPYLTPVPYRGQENQPAFLCHTALLVSKLKNISIDELAEHTTQNFFKLFQLKLKLKY from the coding sequence ATGTTCTTTGTAGACTCACATTGTCATGTTGATCTTCTAAATTATAGTAGTATACATTCAGGAATAGACGACGTATTAAAAAAATCTATAGACAATAACATTAAATTGTTATTAACAGTGTCTACATCCATACATAACTTTCATTATGTAAAAAAATTTATAAAAAATCATGAAAATATACTATTATCTTGTGGTATTCATCCGTTACATCTTCATGAAGATAAAAATAATATAAAAAATTTAGAATTTCTTTGCAAAGATGATAAAGTAATTGCTATAGGTGAAACTGGATTAGATTATCATCATAAAACATGTGATCATAATACACAACAATCATTATTTCGAAAACATGTTCAACTTGCAATTAAACTTAATAAGCCATTACTAATACATACTAGACACTCCATCAATGACACAATTAATATTTTAAAAGAAGAAAGAACAACAGAATGCACAGGAATAATTCATTCTTTTTCTGAAAACATTCATTTTGCAAGAAAAATATTAGATATGGGATTTTACATTTCTTTTTCTGGAATAATAACATTTAAAAATGCTGATTATGTGCGACAAGTTGTTAAGTTTGCACCTTTAGAAAGTATATTGTTAGAAACTGATTCTCCATATTTAACACCAGTACCTTATAGAGGACAAGAAAATCAACCAGCTTTTTTATGTCATACAGCCTTACTAGTTTCTAAATTAAAAAATATAAGTATTGACGAACTCGCAGAGCACACTACACAAAATTTTTTCAAATTATTCCAATTAAAGTTAAAATTAAAATATTAA
- the ptsG gene encoding PTS glucose transporter subunit IIBC, whose amino-acid sequence MFKNTFSYLQKIGKSLMLPVSILPIAGILLGVGSAHFNLIPNIVSRIMAESGSAVFSNMPLIFAIGIALGFTKNDGVSALASVIAYVIMTKTFSLITPIFLNMSIIEINKQHLLDTGILGGIIAGSIAAFMFNKFHRIQLPDYLGFFAGKRFVPIVSGLFSIVIGLTLSLIWPPIEHIIRIFSEWAAYQNPTLAFGIYGVVERALLPFGLHHIWNVPFQMQIGEYSNSAGQIFHGDIARYMAGDPTAGKLSGGFIFKMYGLPAAALAIWHCSYKENKAKIGGIMISGALTAFLTGITEPIEFSFILVAPILYVIHSILAGLSFPICIFFDMKSGTSFSHGLIDFLVLSGNSNNLWLFPVVGISYGILYYIIFYLIITKFNLQTPGREYSKTMLLYKDAKEIVPFLISALGGKNNITSLDACITRLRITVVDTSKINIKQLKNLGASGVIVSGLGVQAVFGTKSDNIKTEIDRYILNN is encoded by the coding sequence ATGTTTAAAAATACATTTTCATATTTACAAAAGATAGGAAAATCGCTAATGTTACCAGTATCTATTCTTCCTATTGCTGGAATATTACTAGGAGTTGGTTCTGCACATTTTAATTTAATTCCTAATATTGTTTCTCGTATTATGGCTGAATCTGGAAGTGCAGTATTTTCTAATATGCCTTTGATTTTTGCTATTGGTATAGCCCTAGGTTTTACAAAAAATGATGGAGTATCTGCTTTAGCCTCAGTAATCGCATATGTTATTATGACTAAAACGTTCTCATTAATAACTCCTATTTTTTTAAACATGTCTATTATAGAAATAAACAAACAACATTTATTAGATACTGGAATATTAGGAGGAATTATAGCTGGTTCTATCGCCGCGTTTATGTTTAATAAATTTCATCGTATTCAACTTCCAGATTATTTAGGATTCTTTGCAGGTAAACGATTTGTTCCAATCGTTTCAGGATTATTTTCGATAGTAATTGGTTTGACATTATCTCTTATATGGCCACCTATAGAACATATTATTAGAATATTTTCTGAATGGGCTGCATACCAAAATCCTACTCTAGCATTTGGAATATATGGTGTAGTAGAACGAGCTTTACTACCATTCGGATTGCATCATATATGGAATGTGCCTTTCCAAATGCAAATCGGAGAATATAGTAATTCAGCAGGGCAAATATTCCATGGAGATATTGCTAGATATATGGCAGGTGATCCTACAGCAGGAAAATTATCTGGAGGTTTTATATTTAAAATGTATGGACTACCCGCTGCAGCATTAGCAATATGGCATTGTTCCTACAAAGAAAATAAAGCAAAAATAGGAGGAATTATGATATCTGGAGCATTAACTGCTTTTCTAACAGGAATTACAGAGCCAATTGAATTTTCATTTATACTAGTTGCACCTATTCTATATGTAATTCATTCTATTCTAGCTGGTTTATCTTTTCCTATTTGTATTTTTTTTGACATGAAATCAGGTACTAGTTTTTCTCATGGATTAATTGATTTTTTAGTGCTTAGTGGAAATAGTAATAATTTATGGTTATTTCCTGTTGTAGGGATATCATACGGTATACTTTATTATATTATTTTTTATTTGATCATAACAAAATTTAATTTACAAACACCAGGAAGAGAGTATTCTAAAACTATGCTATTATATAAAGATGCAAAAGAAATAGTACCCTTCTTAATATCAGCTTTAGGAGGAAAAAACAATATTACTTCTTTAGACGCATGTATTACACGCTTACGTATTACAGTAGTAGATACATCTAAAATTAATATAAAACAACTTAAAAATCTTGGAGCATCTGGAGTTATTGTGTCAGGATTAGGGGTACAAGCTGTGTTTGGAACTAAATCAGACAATATAAAAACAGAAATAGATCGTTATATCTTAAATAATTAA
- a CDS encoding histidine triad nucleotide-binding protein translates to MKNTKIFTKIIEDNDPSIIIYKDKDVTAFHDINPIAPVHILIVSNRFIKSTNEINENNKYILGHMVYISSILAKKIKIDKKGYRLIINCNEHGGQEIFHLHMHLLGGKKLGNMLS, encoded by the coding sequence GTGAAAAATACAAAAATTTTTACGAAAATAATAGAAGACAACGATCCATCAATAATTATCTATAAAGATAAGGATGTTACAGCTTTCCATGACATTAATCCAATCGCTCCTGTACACATACTAATTGTTTCAAATAGATTTATTAAATCTACTAATGAAATTAATGAAAATAATAAATATATACTCGGTCATATGGTATATATATCATCTATTTTAGCAAAAAAAATTAAAATTGATAAGAAGGGATATCGATTAATTATTAATTGTAATGAGCATGGCGGGCAAGAAATTTTTCATTTGCATATGCATTTATTAGGAGGAAAAAAATTAGGAAATATGCTATCCTAA